The Scomber scombrus chromosome 19, fScoSco1.1, whole genome shotgun sequence DNA window GCTATGTAACTACTGCAGTACAGCCACTCTGCATTTTACAGTTTGCCATCTTCTTGATGTGTGGTGTCAGAACGTGTGTAGAAGAAGGGGGACTTCTGGTGGACCTCTTGTTTAATACAAGGGCGCATCTGTCTTGAGAAGAAATGAGCTTTTGGTTTGCGGTTTGGTCTTGGGAGGAGtaaagaaagggggatgtcAGAGGGGGCGGGGCAAGATGATAGAGGgagtaatgtaaaaaaatggaGGGTTGGGGGGGAGATGTTAAGGTCAGGACAGGAGAGAAGGGACATGAAGAATTCAGGTTGATGCCAGGCTGGTGGCATTTAGGTTTTAATTTATTCCAGGAAGGGCAGGGTAGGACATTCGAATCTCCTCCCCCTCCAGAAGTttcctaaaaagaaaaaaatagagctTGAGCTTACTCTTCATTGTACACATTTCAACAATAAAAGTGTAtattagtttatattttatgtattgtgTCGGTGGAGGTCTCACCTGTACGCAGCTATTTCAATGTCAAGAGCCATCTTCACATTGAGAAGGTCTTGGTACTCTCTCAGGTAACGCGCCATCTCCTGCTTGGCTTCAGTGATATCCTGCTCCAGATCACTTATCCTCAcctataaatgtaaaaaaaaaaagaagcaattcattaaaacatcaaGCTTACTGATGCTGGACACAAGAAGTTTAAAACCCCTGATCCTTTTTTGGTGTGTCACTGTAATGTGCTCCTCTGGTTTAGTCAGACAGTAACCTTGCAGATTTTCACCTCTGCTGTGAGTCTGCCATCATTTCCTGCTGAGTACTACAGCACGGGGAGGGTGTAGCTGCAGCGCAGAATATATCTACATGTCATTTTTTGCCATGTTGGGTTCAGAGACAATTTCCAGCTGCATTTTCTCTACTTTATTCATGTAGATTGTGTTCTGTGTGGTAACTGCTCACATTTCCTTAACTGGAATCAATTCTCAACTGTCTGTTTTAAACCTTCAGGCAAAGACAGTTTCTACACCGTCTTTTCATTTATCTGTCCCTCTTGAGACTTTCACTTTCCACTATTCTAGAAAAGGCCTCTACAAATAGGCATAAAAAAAGTTTGCGTGCCACATATTAGTACAAATTCTCCTATTGGCTGAATATTCACGCAAACTGGGATCCAAATATCCCTCATTCACCTGGTACTTTGCCACCTCTTTTCCCTGTGTCTCCTCCAAGTCTTCCAGCTGCTTATTAAGGGAGTCGATGACGTTTCGGAGAGCCTCAATCTCCGAGGAGCGGGACTGAAGCAGTCTCCGGTACTCCATGGTCTCCTCCCGGATGGCGTGCACGGCCTCGTTGTTTTTGCTGGCCATCTCCGCCACGCTCGCAAACTTGTTCTTGTACCAGTCCTCGGCAGCCTGCATGTTCTTGTTTGCCAGCCGCTCGTACTGCGCCCGGATGTCTCGCAGGGCGGTGGAGAGGTCAGGCCGGGACACCTCCACATCCACGCTGATGTTAGCCATCTGCAGCTGGGCCTGAAGCTCAGCTTGCTCCTCTGCAAAGACTTTCTTCAGGAACACCATCTCGTCACACAGAGAGACCACATTGGCCTCGGCATCACAGTTGTAGAGCACGGCCCTGCTGGCCTCCTCCTTTGCCCTCTGCAAGGCCTCCTCAGCATCCATACGCCGCCTCGCCTCCTCTTCATAGCGCTCCTTCATCTGGTCATAGATGTCACGCAGGTGCTCCCTTTCCGCCTCCATCTGCATCTTGTCACCGTTTTCCGAGTCAATCATGGCCCTCAAACTCCGCGCCTCCCCCTCATAGAGACTCTGCAGACGGGATGGATCATTCTGTCGTTTCCTCAACGCGTCCAGCTCTGCAAGCAGGGCTCGGTTCTGCAGCTCCAGGTGCCTCACCTTCTCGATGTAGGTGGCAAAGCGGTCGTTGAGGTCCACAAGCTGCTCCCTCTCCTGGGTACGCAGACCCAGCAACTCTGTGTTGACGGAGCTGGCCTGAGCCAGGTCCATCCTCTCAGACCCATCTGGCAGGGAAGAGGAGGCCAGCCTCAGGATCCTCTTCCTGGACGGAGGAGCTCGAGGAGAAGAGtagagggaggaagacaggGTTGATTTAGTGATGGATCGGGAGCCTCTGTAGCTGTCCCAAGGGCGGCGGTAGGAGAAGTAGGATTCGGAGGTCATGATGAATTTTTTGTTGtggattttttgtttgtttaagaaAAGGATATGGAAGTTTCAGGTtcagaaggttttttttatgtcccCCTTGTTCTGCACACCATCGGTGAGGATGAGCAAGCGTTTTTGCACTGCACCAGCTCAGTGATGCTGCAGATCCCCGGCTTTTATAGAGTGAGGCTGCCCCCCCTCCACCACAGAGTAACATCAGTGCTGTCAGCATCCAGCAGGCCAATAGCAGACTGCTGCAGTGAAGAGAGGGGAGGTTGGTTttttgactctctctctcagccatGCCCAGCAGAGTAGATGCGGTAGAGCAGATTTATTTAATCTGCCCTGAAAATAGCATTGGAAGCAATTACACTATGCAATAGTATGAGCATATTTTACTCCACTTAAAACCCTCAATACAGGATAAGGTGGATTTCTGAAGCAATGAACACAACCACGATGATAAACTGAGAAAAACTGGAGCAATCTTTGGGAAATATGACTGGAAACAAAGTCTTTTCCACAAACCTGTGAGGGAGAATCAATATATACTGCATGAAGAAAGTGAGGGGGCATATACTTTAACAGCCAGGCACTTAACTgtacaaaacaatgaattaattacCATACAGAGagcataaaaaatacattaatgttGTAAATACATGCCCACTATCTTGAATAATATGAAAGATGACTGGGCATTCTTCATTAACCCACATACCACAGGTAAGTGTGAACTGAACACAATTTATTTAATCACTTAAAGAAACAGTTtcatgtacttttacttttgatcaTCTCCTCTTTTCATTGCTGTCTTTGCTGCTGTGATCGTCCTTTAGATGATCGATATCCCTTTGCAGAGTCCTACATATTACAATACAACAATTGTTCCGAGAGTATCTTTTTTCATCTATTTCAAATTGATGAGTCACTGATGTTCTTGAGCCGCCCTGACAATGTGTGTGGGAGACACCACTGAGGAGGGAAGCGTATCTGTATCTGctgacacagagaaacactcATGCTGTGTAACATCCAAGGATGAGTCAGAGGGTCGCTACAAATCAGTCTCactatttgttttaaaagaaattgtGGCATCAAGCTGATGTTCTTATACGAGAAGCCATTCATATTCCTGCTCCAGGACACAGACTCTAACAGACACGTTCAGACTGGTGCAGTTGTAAGTTGCTTTAAAGATCGCATTATTCTGCTCGAGCTTCCAGCACCTGATAGCCTTCTGCACTACAAGCACCCAACATTTGACCCTTAACACTCATATGCACCTGCAGATAGAGGgattaaaaacaatgtaataggacaataattatgattttagcacaaaaaatgacataacCTTTTCTAACTCTGACACACAGTAAAGTACAGACCAGTGCACACAGCTTCAATACAAGTTCATTAAAATCACCTCTCTGATGTAGGAAAGATAGTCAAATGTTTGGAGATTGATCCCTGATGATTTATTCATGGTATGTTAGAGAAGAGTCTTTGAAGCAAAACCTTGTCATCTAGTGGAGTTTCATCCAAGTTGCAGCAATTACAAACCACCTTTCAGGTACAGAGACTGATTATTTTCAGGCctaaaaatcaattaataaagCATCGTATGCAGGCAGTGTCCTCCATCACATAGTTTTCGTCCACAAACATAATTCTTTATATGTGTCAGACTTAAAGTTTTATTAGGTCTCTGCTCTAATTAGCTGGTTTTCTATTTTAGGTGACAAGGATGTGACTTTATGTGTGTCAGTTATATCCAGAGGATTTTGCAGAGTGGGATGCTCCAAGTTATATCTAAACTGTTGCAATTTTCAGCAGTTGCCAATAGGGGTCAATGAAGCTCATTGTTCGCTTCATATTTTTAAAGGGACATAAACTTTTCCACTTATTTTGGCTGGAGTTTGATCTTTTTATCCAATAGTTTAAGTTTCATTTCCTGATTATCTGAGCTATCAGCTGTATTTCACTCAAATGCAGTTTGTCCCTGAAGCATTTAATTTGTGGTCTCACTGAGCCAAAACGATTGTTTCTAAAGACTCAAACCACGGTGCCAGTGATGCTTCAATTAGTACCACGTCCTACCAAAATATGACCACCAGATGTCTTTCACTGCGCTTAAAGATTAAACTCTGCTATGAATCGTATAAacataaaagggaaaaaagtttttatgatgttttggGCTGGACTTTACCTTAATACTCAAATTTGATGTTGATGgtgtaaatataacatttattttgcaatGTATGTAGTAAGAACCTGTGGGTTATACTATTTGTTTATGTGAGTTTATTCCTTGTacataatatttcatttttgttaatttatttagtaCAACTTTTATATACTTGACATATAATGGCCAAAttgattttattctattctaattaaaaatatagtagatatgtaaatacattgtctatgtttgtttagtttttcacaTGTTGTCAGTCCCAAATAGTTGAGGTTCAATACACCTGGACAATTCAAAAAGTTTCAAATAGTTTCTAAGTGTTTCTAATTACAGCTGACTTGAAAATATCATCCTGATTTAGTCTCACATGGAAAAGCCAaattataaatcattaaaacTCCATTACAGTGGATTTATTAAATAACCCAGTGCTTATCTGTGCTGTAGAAACCCCGAAGCAGTTTCTGCTGAGGGATATCGTCATTAACAGTTTTGAACACTAGGTGGCGTATTTGCATTGCCTATCAGTGTGACTATTGCAGAGATGTTTTCAGATGCAATACAGTTGTGTAAAAATGCTTATTCACTTATAATCTCAACCCAAAATGTCATATTCAGTTATGTTTTCGCGTACGCTGCTGCAAGTGTGTGATTCATGACATGACATTAAAAGTGAGTTGTAGTCTAATATAGTCAAAGCAAAATGCAAAGtacatgtttattcatttacagtGAATATATTTCCCAATGATACATAAGGTAAAAATAAgtacataaaacatttctattgACAGATAAAGACTTTGGAATGTCAGGCTTTTCATTGCTGAAGTTGTTCACccctttttttatacatttacaagaatttcaggaacatttcctccctaaaaaattaaaataaaaatcatttcagCATCTTTGTTATTGAACTTGTGACAGGAAACTGAAATTAATAGAGCCTGGAGCTACTTAAGAAGCATTAAGGTGAACTTCACGTCAGATCTACCTTCCactgtttttacattcagtCGAAATATGTAAAATACTATTCACATAAAATCACATAAAGAATATAAGACATCCAACATATAAACAATACCGAAATTACCTTTAGGCTAAATACAAAAAGTGTATTCCTTTGGTACAAAACATTTATCTCAAGAAAAAAGTGTGCTCGATGTAAAGTAGTAGTATATCTTGCATCTTGCATGGCCTGTCAGACCTCATACATCCAAGGGGCCAATGAATTATGGGACTAAACATTCATCTCATATCAGGAGTGCTGCATATTCATTCACGTTGACGTCTCATAAGCCCAAAGCAAGCCTGCTGACATGCACAGGGCTGTTTTCACTGGCACTGCGCTTCATCAAACACAGTAACTCCTCATTACAGCATGAAGGTGGTCATTCACAGGTCGATCTGTACAGTACTTTGGTTCATTTTTTGATCACCAAGTCTTAAAGAGTgctgggagggaggggaggtgtgtgtgtgtatgtgtgtatgtgtgtgtgtgtgtgtgtatgtgtgtgcgtgtgtgtgaggggagGGTAAACTATGTGCCCATAGAGTTACAAGATAGACGAAAACATTACAATTGAAGCTGTgacaaatacagaaaatcaataaaaaatctaattttcttAAAAATCTCTTCTCTTCAGACTTGTCTTGTGCATTAAATGGGGCAAATACTGTCATACAAACTCATAAATTCAGACAGTGCAGCTCAAACTTCATTCATATCCTccggtttttttttttttttagttttttctgttcttttcttctttagaAGATTTTCAGCCTCTTGGCAATCACTCTGCCCCCCTTTGCAAATCTCTGGCTCGGCTGATCTTTAGAAAGCGGGCAGTACTTGATGGTGTGCGCATTGTCGCCGTTGGCACTGCAGAGAGGGCAGGTGTATGCCCGCAGGATGGGGCACAGGACTCTGCCATCCGCTGTCTTCAGGATGTGCGTGCCGTAAACCTCCTCCGGTGCGCCGTTATTCCTACAGAAGACGCACACCTTCGGCTCCGGCTTGCACCTCTGAGTCTGTTTGCGCCTTCTGTCCATAGAGAGCAGGTCCAGGCCGGAGAAACTTCCTCTGTAGGAGGGTGAATCTCTGTCTGCGAGAGGCGAATCACCTGCCAGCTGTTCGTACGGCCTGAGAAGTGAGATGCGCTCCTTGAGATCATAGATGGAGATCGGCGGGGAGCCCGGGGCCGCGCAGCAGCAGTCCAAGTGTCCATCGCTGTCCCTGCCCTGCCCAATTACGCAGGAGCAAACTGGAGAATCATCCAAACCCAGGGTCGCTTTAAGAGACTCGGTGATAGAGTTGGGATTACAGGACGGGCTGTTGATCTTGCTTTTGGCGACAAGTGTCGACAGGCCGAGGTAGTCGTTCCAGAAATTAAAGGTGTAATCATAAGGAGACCGCGCCTCCAAGTAGCCGCGGTCCAAAAAATCCATCCTGTCAGAGCTGGAGACTCTAATGTCCACACAAGTGAATAAGCGTTTCGGAGTGCGTGTCTGTCAGCATGGGGAGCCTGTGGAGGTGATCTTGTCTCTGCTCTTGCTGGGTCTCGTATGCTGAGCAGTCAACATGTAGGCGCTGATAAGTTCCCCCGGAATAAAACAGGGGGGCGTGGTTTGGTTCAAGTTGATTATCTAGCTGGCCCCATTGGAGGGTCTACACAGTCAGGGCAGGGAGTTATTGAGCTGGGAAAATCATTTCCCCTCAAAGCATATGATTTCTTTTTATCATTGAAAGAGTATCTTTTTGGGCAACAAGAGAGTGACTTCTCTATTTGTCCTCATAATTATGTGTTAGGTTGGAAAGAGCTTGAAGAAGGAGCATCAATATGTGTTTTGTAACTAACATTTATTACATTGACAGCCAGGacaataaatactttttaatttacCGTTTCTAAACTCTCAGTAAGTGTGATGCTTTGTTTGCTACCATCAGTTTGGTTAAAGGGAAACTTCACTGGTTTTGCATAAAGTTGAGAGGCTTTATACAAAAGAAggagacagattttttttttttttttaattgctaaAAATCAATTCAGCAGAAGTCCAGACACCTTGACCTTTTGTTCCACATTGGGGTCAGTCTCCAAAATCACTTGAACATTTTCCCAGAGTGTCTGAATATGATCTAGGGTCAGATGTTGGTCGAGGCCAAGCTGGAATTAAATATCTCTGGTTACATCATTAGGGTTATTTTCTGAGATTAGGTAAAGCTCCTCTAAGGCCACAGAAGACCTTATGCAACTCTTTTCATAACACCTAACCATGAACAGTAAACTGATCATCACatgtaaaatcagtggagttACTCTTTAAAAGATCTTTGATTACTTGGCAATATAGCGAGAGAGGCAGAATTTATgactaaaatgcatttttattgacATTACAGACAATAAACAAGCACCTGCTGCCTGCTGCTCGTAGATCAGGGTGCATgaatcacaaaaacacatgcagtaAGGGAACAATAGTTTTTTATCAtgctttttcattattaaaaaaaaggactaGTGTACTATCCTGTAGCCTGCACCAAGTAAATGCTTCATAACAACATCCATTTctgcagaaacaaagaaaagagcgCCACCTACAGAAGCATCAACAAAAAAGTTAAGGTAAATAGACATTATATGGTACTGTTCCTTCACTGTTTCATTTGTAGGAGATATATCTTGGACACACGGTGCAGTAAAACCACAAAACTGACCTTGCGGCACTAAAGATGAAGACAGAAAAATCAGCATCGTACGTATGAGTACTTTAACAGATCCCTTCCTGCACTGATGAACCTATAGAGAGTCGTTCCACATGGAGCTGTAATGTCCTCCATGCACCTGTTCTGCTTCCCCTGAGTCCACGGCTTTGTGCTCACAACCAGCCTTCCTCTGCTCCATTGTCTCCTCTCTACAGCAGGCCGTTTAACTTCATTAATATGCATTAAACCGGAGTGTGccgcatatgtgtgtgtgtgtcagtcaaaGCCCAGTAAagcaggctcacacacacacacaaaaaaaagagcttgaTAACTGACTTGACTGCTGGGACAATGACTATGTTACTATTTTTGTCACCCACTCAAGTGAAATATTAAAGGCAGTCAAAGTTGAGACAAAAGTCATTTGCACGTCTAATATTTTAGAAATTGGAGCCAAGATCCCTTTTACTGCCATTGTGGGGGGGGTTTCATTCATGAAATAATCAATATCGGGTCCGCTGCAGACTTTGAGTGAGTCTCTGAAAAACGACCCTGTGATTTGGTGTCACAGAGACATTTATAAAGACTTCAATCTATAATTATAGCGTGACTCTTGATGTTCTTCTGGattcagtgttgtttttctttgtgagtgtgttttgagCCAGTTCCAACTCTGTATTTAGTGACACAAAGGGACTGAAGTTGAAAAAGCCTCACTTTGAATCATGCTAAAATCCTCACGAAAAACATACGTGTCCAAAATTTGCATGGGCCTATAAATCCCAGAATGGATTTCTTTGTGAAGAGAATGCATTTGGCTGCCTCTATAAAAAGTTTCCTTCGAGTGTAGACGGCACAAAGCATGAAGAAAATCATGTTAGGGAGACATGCGAGAATAAATTATCATCAGAATACACCACATGGTCCATTTTCAAGGTCACCTCCGCCTCTGCGTGCACAAAGGAAATCATGAGAGAGCATTTAAAAGATGAATGGTTGCCATATCACAATAGATAAATTGCATGGGGTCCAATATGACATGTGGCTCTGCTGCTTCAGGGTGCCTATATGGCCCTTAATGCAAAACGTATTTAGCAGCAACAAAGAAAGTATTGATAATGAATATGAAATACATTCACTGTTCACATGTGAAGAGTTTGATTTAGAGTCCcactgaaaaaagaagaaggtggCAGCTGATATAACAGAATGCTTTCTGGCATGAAAGTAGCAGCTGGGGCAAGTTTGTTTTATATAGACgattttaagtgttttacaagtttgttttaatagaataaaaatCACCAACAAATTAATAGACAGGGAGTGAAGTCATGAATCATCCTAATATTAATAAAGGAAACCAAAGTGAAGTagagaaataaatacatcaaagaAACAATAGAAACTGAGAAATGAGACCATGCTGACACTAGATTTGAAAGTATGACTCAAGGTACTATTAACTGACAGCTTTCTAAAGATCAAAGAGAAGTATTTTAGGTATAGCATTTAGATAATAAGTTGTTAAGTGATTTACAAACTAGCAGCagtactttaaaatgtattatataactAATTGAAAGTCAGTATTAAGCTTTAATAAGAGGAGTAATCAGTTGtcttattgtctttttaatacATACGTGTTCAAATTTTAAGTTGAATAAGATTTTACTGCAGTGTCAGATCAAAAGTAAAtgctgaaacacaaacatacacaacaaacataacaaaacaaacatttcagttCTTGCAAATAGTTGTAATTTTTTGTACAGATGTAGGACTTAAGAAGAAGATTGTGGTTCAAGTTATATATTaatagtcacattttaaaaaggaaacttgCTTCATTTCAAACCTTAACCAAGGGCTTAATtgaatcataaaaacacatattcagGCATATTTACATACTCTTTCAGATTAGCAGTATATAaaagatacagggtttatattttacaatataattGTCAATGTTTGAACaatgttagatttttttttctccagagcAGACATGTAATAATTTATGTTTCAGACATTAAGCTGATGTTTCAAGCTCAGACACCTAAAACGAGTGCATGCTGAGCTCAAAACCTCCAGTTGGTCAACAGAACAATAAAGAGTCCAAGTGTTATTTCCGTCGTCGCCAAACAGCAGTCACAAATCCTTCTTTGTTCATACAATGTGTGTTTACTTCTCAGCTCTATCAGCCTTTCACACATGCTGCAACAGACTGAGCGTCACATctagtagggttttttttttttcatcagcttTAGTTAACACAACGAGTCTGGCTTCTAAAGGGTTAAAAATCTTCATGTGTAAATACGGTTTCAGAGTGTGATGATCGCACCCAGAGGCCTCCCTAGGCGGATCTGCCTGCTGAACAGCCGAGGCTGCGATGGGCATGCACCGCTCCCCCATTCATCACTGTCAAGTTGAATAGAAAATTAACAAATCCCTTAATTAAAAGACCCCTCTAGACtctggggtgtgtgtgtgtgtgtgtgtgtgtgtgtgtgtgtgtgtgtgtgtgtgtgtgtgtgtagcacgTGCCAGCTGCACTGCTACATTGTGCAAACCACAGCGGCCtggcagaacacacacacacacacacacacacacacacacacacacacacacatacacacacacacacacaacacagcacTCCTAtccatgcaaacacacacacacatacacacatacacaaagtcatgtttccatcacttcaggggacattacattgacttacattcatttactggagacttatcctaaccgtaaccataaccactaaATGCCTAATTTTAACCCCTTATCCTAAATCTAACACaaccctaaacttatattaactttaaatcaagtcttcaccctaaaataaatcatttacattAAGAGGACTTGCTTTTTCTCCCCATAATAGAAGCGAGTCCCCACAACATAACTGGGTGAACATatttaagtccccacaacatgaggaatacctgctggtacacacacacacacatacacacaaacacacacataaacagccCACCACTCCTACAGACCCCTGCCATTCCTGTCGCTGTATTAATTGCATAAACTGCATAATGTAGTCGGCCAGAGCAGGAATTCATTCTAGGTCCCCGAACGTCCCCCGACACAGAGCTAGGTGGGGAGTCAGTTGGGGCTTTGATCCCTGACCTCTGCATACTCTCTTGGGAATAGAGGGCTGCATCCCTAACGGTCCGTCCatctgcacatacatacactcgcacacactcacatacacacacacaccctctgctACCCCCAGACCCCAGCAGCTCCCAGAGTCAGCCCCAGCACCAGACACGTGTCACTGTCACCAGCAGCAATAGGGAATGCTAAACAAGCCAAGGTCAGCCTGAAATTAGGGGGTTTCTTACGGCCTGTCAAGTGCTTTGTCACAACCACCAGCTCTCTGAAAGAGGCCCGAGATGACTTGCCCCCAAAACTCCACCCACAACAACCGGCTGGTAGGCACTtatgtattcacacacacataaacacacaatatcCTTTTGACATGGTGGAAGTTGTGGGTCTGAAAGGAATATGAATCAACGTCCAGAGACCCCCAGAAACCTAAACCTGcactttaatattaatatattaaatatcttCTTGACTATTTTGACActtttaattctttatttgaGTCAAATTCctaataaaaagtattttaaaagccCTTGGAAATTTAGGGCTGAAGTGATTAGTTGATTAAGTTAGTTGATAGACAGAATATTAATAAGGaactattttaatgattaatcatttaaataaaatctcCTTTGGATCCAGAATCTCTAATGTGAGGATttggtgtttttctctgttttatatcatcgTAAATGGGATGTATTCAGGTGCTTTGGGCTTTTGGTTGGACAAAGCAAGCAGTTTGAAGACATTACCTTCATTTTTGGGTAAATGTTGGACCTTTTCTAGATATAGATAgtgaataattatttatttgagaAGATTATCCACAGATTAATCAGTGATAAAAGAATCATTAGTTCCTGCCCTGTTGCAACTAAATAAGAGTGTAAGATGTGCAAAAAATGTAGAGACAAACTTTTCTGGCTTATAGTGTTTGCATACTAATTATCCCCATATATAGGCACAATTTTACAGATATTACAttagcttttatttaatttgttcttaCTTTTCTGTAATACTGCTTTAAACAGTGCTTCATAAATAACATTCATCTTTACTGTTAGAGGAACTAAGAACT harbors:
- the LOC134001137 gene encoding nanos homolog 1-like, coding for MDFLDRGYLEARSPYDYTFNFWNDYLGLSTLVAKSKINSPSCNPNSITESLKATLGLDDSPVCSCVIGQGRDSDGHLDCCCAAPGSPPISIYDLKERISLLRPYEQLAGDSPLADRDSPSYRGSFSGLDLLSMDRRRKQTQRCKPEPKVCVFCRNNGAPEEVYGTHILKTADGRVLCPILRAYTCPLCSANGDNAHTIKYCPLSKDQPSQRFAKGGRVIAKRLKIF
- the neff2 gene encoding neurofilament light polypeptide, with protein sequence MTSESYFSYRRPWDSYRGSRSITKSTLSSSLYSSPRAPPSRKRILRLASSSLPDGSERMDLAQASSVNTELLGLRTQEREQLVDLNDRFATYIEKVRHLELQNRALLAELDALRKRQNDPSRLQSLYEGEARSLRAMIDSENGDKMQMEAEREHLRDIYDQMKERYEEEARRRMDAEEALQRAKEEASRAVLYNCDAEANVVSLCDEMVFLKKVFAEEQAELQAQLQMANISVDVEVSRPDLSTALRDIRAQYERLANKNMQAAEDWYKNKFASVAEMASKNNEAVHAIREETMEYRRLLQSRSSEIEALRNVIDSLNKQLEDLEETQGKEVAKYQVRISDLEQDITEAKQEMARYLREYQDLLNVKMALDIEIAAYRKLLEGEEIRMSYPALPGIN